One stretch of Glandiceps talaboti chromosome 7, keGlaTala1.1, whole genome shotgun sequence DNA includes these proteins:
- the LOC144438186 gene encoding peroxisomal coenzyme A diphosphatase NUDT7-like isoform X1: protein MDDETHLVTKLITMTSKKEVIKKLKKFDKSNFVSAGEKVVSSEESAVLVPLFFKDDVLHVLLTVRSARLKTFSGHVAFPGGKKDKSDKSLMDAALREYWEEIGLPKEKVHVISESIQVMLMSAPNLAVSQFIAFIDDDFIPNVNQNEVDDVFSMPLEIFLSSEAHYSKEVFYGTQHIDLDSTFVHFFTYKENEKTYLPFGFTAIVCILLATVVFDKPPEFQFVDLPYHNNDAQRVLIDAYGNLSAGNSSITYHDSKL from the coding sequence ACTCATCTTGTTACCAAGTTAATTACAATGACGTCCAAGAAGGAAGTTATCAAGAAACTGAaaaaatttgataaatcaaACTTTGTGTCCGCTGGGGAAAAGGTTGTATCTTCAGAAGAATCTGCTGTATTAGTTCCACTCTTCTTCAAAGATGACGTTCTTCATGTCCTTTTAACTGTGCGATCTGCAAGGCTGAAGACTTTCAGTGGACATGTCGCATTTCCCGGTGGGAAGAAAGATAAATCCGATAAAAGTTTGATGGACGCAGCATTGAGAGAATACTGGGAAGAAATTGGGCTTCCAAAAGAAAAAGTGCATGTGATTTCTGAAAGTATACAAGTCATGTTAATGTCTGCACCTAATCTTGCTGTGTCTCAGTTTATTGCCTTCATTGATGATGATTTCATCCCAAATGTCAATCAGAATGAAGTTGATGATGTCTTCAGCATGCCACTTGAAATTTTCTTGTCATCGGAAGCTCATTATTCCAAAGAAGTTTTCTATGGCACGCAGCATATAGATTTAGACAGCACCTTTGTCCACTTTTTCACatataaagaaaatgaaaaaacttATCTTCCATTTGGTTTCACGGCAATAGTTTGTATACTTTTAGCTACTGTGGTATTTGACAAACCCCCagaatttcaatttgtagatcTACCATATCATAATAATGACGCACAGAGAGTTCTTATAGACGCATATGGAAATTTAAGTGCTGGAAATAGTTCAATAACCTATCATGATAGTAAACTGTAG
- the LOC144438186 gene encoding peroxisomal coenzyme A diphosphatase NUDT7-like isoform X2, which yields MTSKKEVIKKLKKFDKSNFVSAGEKVVSSEESAVLVPLFFKDDVLHVLLTVRSARLKTFSGHVAFPGGKKDKSDKSLMDAALREYWEEIGLPKEKVHVISESIQVMLMSAPNLAVSQFIAFIDDDFIPNVNQNEVDDVFSMPLEIFLSSEAHYSKEVFYGTQHIDLDSTFVHFFTYKENEKTYLPFGFTAIVCILLATVVFDKPPEFQFVDLPYHNNDAQRVLIDAYGNLSAGNSSITYHDSKL from the coding sequence ATGACGTCCAAGAAGGAAGTTATCAAGAAACTGAaaaaatttgataaatcaaACTTTGTGTCCGCTGGGGAAAAGGTTGTATCTTCAGAAGAATCTGCTGTATTAGTTCCACTCTTCTTCAAAGATGACGTTCTTCATGTCCTTTTAACTGTGCGATCTGCAAGGCTGAAGACTTTCAGTGGACATGTCGCATTTCCCGGTGGGAAGAAAGATAAATCCGATAAAAGTTTGATGGACGCAGCATTGAGAGAATACTGGGAAGAAATTGGGCTTCCAAAAGAAAAAGTGCATGTGATTTCTGAAAGTATACAAGTCATGTTAATGTCTGCACCTAATCTTGCTGTGTCTCAGTTTATTGCCTTCATTGATGATGATTTCATCCCAAATGTCAATCAGAATGAAGTTGATGATGTCTTCAGCATGCCACTTGAAATTTTCTTGTCATCGGAAGCTCATTATTCCAAAGAAGTTTTCTATGGCACGCAGCATATAGATTTAGACAGCACCTTTGTCCACTTTTTCACatataaagaaaatgaaaaaacttATCTTCCATTTGGTTTCACGGCAATAGTTTGTATACTTTTAGCTACTGTGGTATTTGACAAACCCCCagaatttcaatttgtagatcTACCATATCATAATAATGACGCACAGAGAGTTCTTATAGACGCATATGGAAATTTAAGTGCTGGAAATAGTTCAATAACCTATCATGATAGTAAACTGTAG